A genomic region of Chitinophagales bacterium contains the following coding sequences:
- a CDS encoding TIGR04282 family arsenosugar biosynthesis glycosyltransferase: MHKNALIIFVKNPVAGMVKTRLAEGSSIDQALEIYLQLLNYTLQICKKLSNCEKYVFYSDKIDTGDAWAKNGFHQRLQKGTDLGKRMSRAFEEVFSLGHKNCIIIGSDCPQINTIHLDTAFEKLDNHDAVIGPANDGGYYLLGMKKQHRTLFENKKWSSTSVFLDTLKDLKALQLKTYILPELIDIDTMEDYIAFQQIQEDSKTGMA; this comes from the coding sequence ATGCATAAAAACGCACTCATCATATTTGTAAAAAACCCTGTAGCCGGAATGGTGAAAACCAGGTTGGCAGAGGGCAGTAGTATTGACCAGGCATTAGAAATATACCTTCAGCTTTTGAATTATACTTTACAAATCTGCAAGAAGCTAAGCAATTGTGAGAAATATGTTTTTTATTCGGATAAAATAGATACCGGTGATGCCTGGGCAAAAAACGGCTTCCACCAAAGACTGCAAAAAGGAACCGATCTGGGAAAAAGAATGAGCCGGGCATTTGAAGAAGTGTTTTCCCTGGGACACAAAAACTGCATTATAATTGGCAGCGATTGTCCGCAGATTAATACAATACACCTTGATACCGCTTTTGAAAAACTGGACAATCACGATGCAGTAATTGGTCCCGCAAATGATGGGGGTTATTATTTACTTGGGATGAAAAAGCAGCACAGGACTTTGTTTGAAAACAAAAAATGGAGCAGCACTTCAGTTTTTCTCGACACTTTAAAAGATTTAAAGGCTTTGCAATTAAAAACCTATATATTGCCCGAACTGATAGATATAGATACTATGGAAGATTATATTGCTTTTCAGCAAATTCAGGAAGACAGTAAAACAGGAATGGCATGA
- a CDS encoding peroxiredoxin-like family protein, with product METQQNFKKVKEAKGLKVGEKAPDFSAINQNDSVYQLSKALQKGPVVLIFYRGQWCPICNNHLSKIQKQLPQIYEKGATVVAISPEKSEFLKKTMSKTGAEFTLLYDEGYKISDAFDVTFRPDTISRAIYNTLLRANLKEVHSDDSQRLPIPATYIIGTDGKVVWRHFDPDYKKRAKVKDILNNLP from the coding sequence ATGGAAACACAACAAAATTTTAAAAAAGTAAAGGAAGCAAAAGGATTGAAAGTTGGTGAAAAAGCACCTGACTTCTCTGCCATTAACCAAAATGACTCTGTTTATCAATTATCAAAGGCTTTGCAAAAAGGGCCGGTAGTATTGATATTTTATCGCGGTCAGTGGTGTCCGATCTGTAACAATCATTTGAGTAAAATTCAAAAACAATTGCCTCAAATCTATGAGAAAGGCGCTACTGTGGTTGCAATTTCACCTGAAAAATCAGAGTTTTTAAAAAAAACCATGAGCAAAACCGGTGCCGAATTTACATTATTGTACGATGAAGGCTATAAAATTTCTGATGCTTTTGATGTGACATTCCGACCAGACACTATTTCCAGGGCAATATACAATACATTGCTAAGAGCAAATTTAAAAGAAGTGCATTCTGATGACAGCCAAAGATTGCCCATTCCTGCTACATACATAATAGGAACCGATGGAAAAGTTGTATGGAGACATTTTGACCCGGATTATAAAAAGCGTGCTAAGGTGAAAGATATATTAAATAACTTGCCCTAA
- a CDS encoding putative DNA-binding domain-containing protein — protein sequence MQLLKESTLRYQNKLASFCKTGILPSIPGVDEKHVHQYHRLVKGVFDDSLTKAYPLTHSLLSKGEWDSLVNEFRISHKSQSPQIWRMPYEFFTYFKGESNLKIVKKYPFIIDLLLMEWLEIEVYMMEDEKTPDYYTERDHKEQGLILNPEIRVCSLEFPVHLKKAKDIKPYDKGLYLLSLHRHPESGNVIFTELGTAHVLLMELLQFQESIQVNYEDMLEIFMRYAAKEEAEKALEIFITSALKSRLILGFFNPKYI from the coding sequence ATGCAGTTGCTTAAAGAATCAACCCTTCGATATCAAAACAAGCTCGCCTCATTTTGTAAAACAGGAATACTTCCTTCTATACCAGGTGTAGATGAAAAGCATGTTCATCAATACCACCGTCTTGTTAAAGGTGTTTTTGATGACAGCTTGACAAAAGCTTACCCTCTGACACACAGTTTATTAAGTAAAGGGGAATGGGACAGTTTAGTAAATGAATTTCGTATTTCTCACAAAAGTCAATCTCCACAAATATGGCGAATGCCCTATGAGTTCTTTACTTATTTCAAAGGAGAATCCAATCTAAAAATCGTAAAAAAATATCCCTTTATTATAGACCTGCTTCTTATGGAGTGGCTTGAAATTGAAGTGTATATGATGGAGGATGAAAAAACGCCAGACTATTATACTGAAAGAGATCATAAAGAACAAGGGCTTATACTAAACCCGGAAATAAGAGTTTGCTCTTTGGAATTCCCTGTACACTTAAAAAAAGCAAAAGATATTAAGCCTTATGATAAAGGACTTTATCTGCTTTCACTGCACAGACATCCGGAAAGTGGCAATGTTATTTTTACTGAGCTTGGTACAGCCCATGTATTGCTTATGGAATTGCTTCAGTTTCAGGAAAGCATTCAAGTCAATTATGAAGACATGCTCGAAATATTTATGCGTTATGCAGCAAAAGAAGAAGCTGAAAAAGCATTGGAAATATTTATCACATCTGCACTAAAAAGCAGATTAATCCTTGGATTTTTTAACCCTAAATATATTTAA